The Arachis hypogaea cultivar Tifrunner chromosome 19, arahy.Tifrunner.gnm2.J5K5, whole genome shotgun sequence genome has a window encoding:
- the LOC112779409 gene encoding probable phytol kinase 1, chloroplastic isoform X1 — MTLTSLTLSSNHHHLLPFSSVRHCRRHHQLRTSDTTLFAPPQHWNNNSSLSFVKQTTTKDTSHNNVRFLCSPPPLLAVPVSLSQRVSRFVVPRGVPVDDLFYNGGATVAVLGGAYALVSAFDVLTHRNILNQGLSRKLVHIMSGLLFLASWPIFSNSTEARYFAAFVPFVNFLRLLANGLSLASDEGLIKSVTREGDPKELLRGPLYYVLMLMLCALVFWRESPIGVVSLAMMCGGDGVADILGRRFGSMKIPYNQKKSWAGSISMLVFGFLVSIGMLYYYSVAGLMQLNWESTVSRVAVVSLVATIVESLPVTKVVDDNISVPLATMAVASFTFSH, encoded by the exons ATGACCCTCACATCCCTCACATTATCCTCTAACCACCACCATCTTCTTCCATTCTCCTCCGTGCGCCACTGCCGCCGCCACCACCAACTCCGAACCTCCGACACAACCCTCTTTGCTCCACCACAACACTGGAACAACAACAGCAGCCTTAGCTTTGTGAAGCAGACAACAACGAAAGACACTTCTCATAATAATGTCCGGTTTTTGtgctctcctcctcctcttcttgctGTTCCCGTCAGCTTGAGTCAAAGGGTATCTAGGTTTGTTGTGCCACGTGGCGTTCCTGTGGATGATCTTTTCTACAATGGCGGAGCCACCGTGGCTGTTCTTGGTGGCGCTTATGCTCTTGTGTCTGCTTTTGATGTTCTCACTCATAGGAACATTCTCAACCAG GGTTTGAGCAGAAAACTGGTCCATATAATGTCCGGTTTGCTTTTTCTAGCTTCTTGGCCAATTTTCAG CAACTCCACTGAGGCTCGTTACTTTGCTGCATTTGTTCCATTTGTAAACTTTTTGAGGCTTTTGGCGAATGGTCTCTCACTGGCTTCTGATGAAGGACTGATTAAATCCGTGACTAGAGAAGGAGATCCGAA AGAATTGCTGAGGGGTCCCCTGTATTATGTTCTGATGCTGATGTTATGTGCTCTTGTTTTCTGGCGTGAGTCTCCAATTGGGGTGGTCTCGTTGGCAATGATGTGTGGAGGGGATG GTGTAGCTGATATCCTTGGTAGAAGATTTGGATCCATGAAAATTCCGTACAATCAGAAGAAGAGTTGGGCTGGTAGCATATCCATGCTTGTCTTTGGATTCTTGGTTTCAATAGG GATGCTGTACTATTATTCAGTAGCAGGACTAATGCAGTTAAATTGGGAGAGCACAGTGTCAAGAGTTGCTGTTGTTTCATTAGTGGCAACAATTGTAGAGTCCCTTCCAGTTACTAAGGTGGTAGACGACAACATATCTGTTCCACTAGCTACCATGGCAGTGGCATCTTTCACTTTCAGCCATTGA
- the LOC112779409 gene encoding probable phytol kinase 1, chloroplastic isoform X2, whose protein sequence is MTLTSLTLSSNHHHLLPFSSVRHCRRHHQLRTSDTTLFAPPQHWNNNSSLSFVKQTTTKDTSHNNVRFLCSPPPLLAVPVSLSQRVSRFVVPRGVPVDDLFYNGGATVAVLGGAYALVSAFDVLTHRNILNQDSNSTEARYFAAFVPFVNFLRLLANGLSLASDEGLIKSVTREGDPKELLRGPLYYVLMLMLCALVFWRESPIGVVSLAMMCGGDGVADILGRRFGSMKIPYNQKKSWAGSISMLVFGFLVSIGMLYYYSVAGLMQLNWESTVSRVAVVSLVATIVESLPVTKVVDDNISVPLATMAVASFTFSH, encoded by the exons ATGACCCTCACATCCCTCACATTATCCTCTAACCACCACCATCTTCTTCCATTCTCCTCCGTGCGCCACTGCCGCCGCCACCACCAACTCCGAACCTCCGACACAACCCTCTTTGCTCCACCACAACACTGGAACAACAACAGCAGCCTTAGCTTTGTGAAGCAGACAACAACGAAAGACACTTCTCATAATAATGTCCGGTTTTTGtgctctcctcctcctcttcttgctGTTCCCGTCAGCTTGAGTCAAAGGGTATCTAGGTTTGTTGTGCCACGTGGCGTTCCTGTGGATGATCTTTTCTACAATGGCGGAGCCACCGTGGCTGTTCTTGGTGGCGCTTATGCTCTTGTGTCTGCTTTTGATGTTCTCACTCATAGGAACATTCTCAACCAG GATAGCAACTCCACTGAGGCTCGTTACTTTGCTGCATTTGTTCCATTTGTAAACTTTTTGAGGCTTTTGGCGAATGGTCTCTCACTGGCTTCTGATGAAGGACTGATTAAATCCGTGACTAGAGAAGGAGATCCGAA AGAATTGCTGAGGGGTCCCCTGTATTATGTTCTGATGCTGATGTTATGTGCTCTTGTTTTCTGGCGTGAGTCTCCAATTGGGGTGGTCTCGTTGGCAATGATGTGTGGAGGGGATG GTGTAGCTGATATCCTTGGTAGAAGATTTGGATCCATGAAAATTCCGTACAATCAGAAGAAGAGTTGGGCTGGTAGCATATCCATGCTTGTCTTTGGATTCTTGGTTTCAATAGG GATGCTGTACTATTATTCAGTAGCAGGACTAATGCAGTTAAATTGGGAGAGCACAGTGTCAAGAGTTGCTGTTGTTTCATTAGTGGCAACAATTGTAGAGTCCCTTCCAGTTACTAAGGTGGTAGACGACAACATATCTGTTCCACTAGCTACCATGGCAGTGGCATCTTTCACTTTCAGCCATTGA